A single region of the Gracilibacillus caseinilyticus genome encodes:
- the ilvN gene encoding acetolactate synthase small subunit — MKRIITATVRNRSGVLNRVTSLLQRRQFNIESISVGRTETEGMSKMTFVVDVEDFQKLEQVTKQLNKQIDVIKVSDITDKAIVARELALIKIVSNSQLRAEVQGIIEPFRASIIDVSKDSLSIQVTGKPDKIEALIELLRPYGIKELARTGVTAFARGQQPSTQDGSSYSSLLG, encoded by the coding sequence ATGAAACGAATCATTACAGCAACTGTCAGAAACCGTAGCGGTGTTCTCAATCGGGTAACCAGTTTACTTCAACGTCGCCAGTTTAATATCGAGAGCATTTCCGTTGGCAGAACCGAAACAGAAGGCATGAGCAAGATGACTTTTGTGGTAGATGTGGAAGACTTTCAGAAGTTAGAACAGGTGACAAAACAGCTGAATAAACAGATTGATGTTATCAAAGTATCAGATATTACTGATAAAGCAATTGTTGCCCGGGAACTGGCACTCATTAAAATTGTCAGCAACAGTCAGCTTCGGGCAGAAGTGCAAGGAATTATTGAACCATTCCGCGCTTCTATTATCGATGTAAGTAAAGACAGCTTATCGATCCAAGTAACCGGGAAGCCGGATAAAATCGAAGCACTTATTGAACTGTTGCGTCCATATGGCATTAAAGAATTAGCAAGAACTGGTGTCACCGCATTCGCTAGAGGCCAACAGCCCAGCACACAAGATGGCAGTAGTTATTCTTCATTACTAGGCTAA
- the ilvC gene encoding ketol-acid reductoisomerase — MTKVLYNNNINEEVLQSKKIAIIGYGSQGHAHALNLKESGFDVVVGLRQGRSWDKAVEDGVDVKSVAEASQEADVIMILLPDEYQPSIYKEAIEPNLEAGNALVFAHGFNIHFNQIVPPADVDVFLVAPKGPGHLVRRTYEEGAGVPALYGIFQDATGQATDVALAYAKGIGAGRAGILQTTFQEETETDLFGEQAVLCGGTSALVKAGFETLVEAGYQPEVAYFECLHELKLIVDLLYEGGLENMRHSISDTAEWGDFMSGPRIVDEDTKARMKDVLSDIQTGKFAQGWILENQANRPRYSAIKTAESQHQIEKVGRELRELMPFVKQKAINKKEVVSNDTN; from the coding sequence ATGACAAAAGTACTTTATAACAACAATATTAATGAAGAGGTTTTACAATCTAAAAAAATCGCTATTATCGGTTACGGTTCTCAAGGCCATGCCCACGCATTAAACTTAAAAGAAAGTGGTTTTGATGTAGTAGTTGGTCTTCGCCAAGGTCGTTCATGGGATAAAGCAGTTGAAGATGGGGTTGACGTTAAGTCTGTTGCAGAAGCATCACAAGAAGCAGACGTTATCATGATTCTTCTTCCAGATGAGTATCAGCCATCTATCTATAAAGAGGCAATTGAGCCAAACTTAGAAGCAGGAAATGCGCTTGTATTCGCTCACGGTTTTAACATTCACTTTAATCAAATCGTACCTCCTGCAGATGTAGATGTATTCTTAGTAGCACCAAAAGGTCCTGGACACTTAGTACGCAGAACATATGAAGAAGGTGCTGGTGTACCCGCACTATACGGTATCTTCCAGGATGCAACTGGTCAAGCGACAGACGTTGCACTTGCTTACGCAAAAGGGATTGGCGCTGGACGCGCAGGGATCCTTCAAACTACATTCCAGGAAGAAACAGAAACAGATCTATTTGGTGAGCAAGCTGTACTTTGCGGTGGTACCTCCGCACTTGTAAAAGCTGGTTTTGAAACATTAGTAGAAGCAGGTTATCAACCAGAAGTTGCCTACTTCGAATGTTTACACGAATTAAAACTTATTGTGGATCTTCTTTATGAAGGTGGCCTTGAAAACATGCGTCACTCTATTTCCGATACAGCAGAGTGGGGAGATTTCATGTCTGGTCCAAGAATTGTAGACGAAGATACGAAAGCACGTATGAAGGATGTACTTTCTGATATCCAAACAGGTAAATTCGCACAAGGATGGATCTTGGAAAACCAAGCAAATCGTCCACGTTATTCTGCGATTAAAACTGCTGAAAGCCAACATCAAATTGAGAAGGTAGGTAGAGAACTGCGTGAATTAATGCCATTTGTTAAGCAAAAGGCAATTAATAAGAAGGAAGTGGTCTCTAATGACACAAATTAA
- a CDS encoding 2-isopropylmalate synthase — MTQIKIFDTTLRDGEQSPGVNLNQLEKLELAKQLERFGVDVMEAGFPASSKGDFDAVKKIADTVKNVSVAGLARAVKSDIDACRDALVNATNPKLHVFIATSPIHMEYKLKKTPDEVIETAVEMVKYGKQFFDHVEWSAEDASRSDLAFLAKIIEKVIDAGATVINLPDTVGYTMPREYGAMFKYIKENVPNIEKVDLSCHCHDDLGMALANSFAAVENGATQVEGTINGIGERAGNASLEEFAVALKIRNDYYPYYTQIVLNETKRTSDMVSKFTGMTVPGNKAVVGRNAFAHESGIHQDGVLKNAETYEIITPELVGVHSNNLVLGKHSGRHAFTDKIKQLGYDLPEEKLKEAFKAFKLLTDRKKEVTDDDLFSILTDIQTDTSNVRRYQLRHFQVQYGSNDQPSASISLSTPDGETIENTSTGSGSVEALYNTLDQIVAEDTHLADFQLNSIGQGRDALAEVHVSLTVDGRTVSGRGSAQDVLEAAVQAYINGVNRAIYQQKSNLV, encoded by the coding sequence ATGACACAAATTAAGATTTTTGACACCACTTTGCGTGATGGCGAACAATCACCAGGTGTCAATTTGAATCAACTAGAAAAATTAGAGCTTGCGAAACAATTAGAACGCTTTGGAGTAGATGTCATGGAAGCAGGATTTCCTGCTTCCTCCAAAGGGGATTTCGATGCGGTAAAGAAAATTGCTGACACGGTAAAGAATGTTTCCGTAGCAGGATTAGCACGTGCTGTTAAGTCAGATATTGACGCATGTCGCGACGCTTTAGTAAATGCTACCAATCCTAAATTGCATGTTTTTATTGCCACCTCCCCTATTCATATGGAATACAAATTAAAGAAAACACCAGATGAAGTCATTGAAACAGCCGTCGAAATGGTGAAATACGGCAAACAATTTTTCGACCATGTAGAATGGTCTGCTGAAGATGCCTCCCGCTCTGATCTTGCCTTTCTTGCAAAGATTATCGAGAAAGTCATCGATGCCGGAGCAACCGTCATTAACTTGCCAGATACAGTAGGTTATACAATGCCTCGTGAATACGGCGCTATGTTTAAATATATAAAAGAAAATGTTCCGAATATTGAAAAAGTAGATCTATCCTGTCACTGTCATGATGATTTAGGAATGGCGTTAGCCAACTCTTTTGCTGCAGTAGAAAACGGAGCCACACAAGTGGAAGGAACAATTAACGGCATTGGTGAACGTGCCGGAAACGCATCACTGGAAGAATTTGCTGTCGCATTAAAAATCCGCAATGATTATTATCCTTATTATACACAAATTGTATTAAATGAAACAAAACGTACTAGTGACATGGTTAGTAAATTCACAGGTATGACGGTTCCAGGTAATAAAGCAGTTGTCGGTCGAAATGCATTTGCCCATGAATCGGGAATTCATCAGGACGGTGTACTAAAAAATGCAGAAACTTATGAAATCATTACACCTGAATTAGTCGGTGTTCATTCTAACAATTTAGTGTTAGGTAAACACTCTGGACGCCATGCCTTTACAGATAAAATTAAGCAATTGGGATATGACTTACCAGAAGAGAAATTAAAAGAGGCTTTCAAAGCATTTAAATTATTAACTGATCGAAAAAAAGAAGTGACGGACGATGATTTATTCTCTATTCTTACCGATATCCAAACAGATACTTCGAATGTGAGACGATATCAGCTACGACATTTTCAAGTACAATACGGTTCTAATGATCAGCCAAGCGCTTCTATTTCTCTTTCCACTCCAGATGGTGAAACCATTGAAAATACCAGTACAGGTTCTGGTAGCGTGGAGGCTCTGTATAATACGTTAGATCAAATAGTTGCAGAAGACACACATCTTGCCGACTTTCAATTAAACTCGATCGGTCAAGGACGTGATGCACTTGCCGAGGTTCATGTCAGTTTAACCGTTGATGGCCGGACAGTAAGTGGTCGCGGCTCTGCTCAGGATGTTCTCGAAGCTGCCGTGCAAGCCTATATAAACGGTGTCAACCGTGCTATCTATCAACAAAAAAGCAATTTAGTCTGA
- the leuB gene encoding 3-isopropylmalate dehydrogenase, with translation MSHNIVLLPGDGIGAEVIYAAKDVLEAISKKYNRTFRFSSYDIGGVAIDQHGTPLPDETVEACKQADAVLLGAVGGPKWDNNPSDLRPERGLLGIRKALDLYANLRPVKGFPKLLHASPLKEEIIQGSDLLIVRELTGGLYFGQPSERIDNGNAVVDTLSYTKKEMERIIDKAFQSATLRNNHLTSVDKANVLESSKLWREIVEAKKAEYPDVTVDHVLVDAAAMKLITNPTQFDVIVTENMFGDILSDEASVLTGSLGMLPSASLAEDGVGLYEPAHGSAPDIAGQGIANPIAMILSSAMMLRYSFDMNQEADAIEVAVESVLNQNYHTADLKNEQGALVNTSEMTDLIVKAINR, from the coding sequence TTGAGTCATAACATTGTCTTGCTTCCTGGCGACGGTATTGGAGCAGAAGTCATTTACGCTGCCAAAGATGTACTGGAAGCAATCAGTAAAAAATATAACAGAACATTCCGTTTTTCATCCTATGATATTGGAGGAGTGGCTATTGATCAGCATGGTACTCCCCTCCCCGATGAAACAGTAGAAGCTTGTAAGCAAGCAGATGCAGTCTTGTTAGGCGCAGTCGGCGGGCCTAAGTGGGATAATAACCCGTCTGATTTACGACCGGAACGAGGTCTTTTGGGAATTCGCAAAGCACTAGATTTATATGCAAACCTTCGCCCTGTCAAAGGCTTCCCAAAATTATTACACGCCTCTCCTTTAAAAGAAGAAATTATTCAAGGCAGTGATCTGCTGATCGTTAGAGAACTGACAGGCGGACTATATTTTGGTCAGCCAAGTGAACGAATCGATAATGGTAATGCAGTAGTCGATACACTGTCTTACACAAAAAAAGAAATGGAACGAATCATCGATAAAGCATTCCAAAGTGCTACATTACGTAACAACCACTTAACGTCGGTTGATAAAGCTAATGTGTTGGAATCAAGTAAATTATGGCGAGAAATTGTGGAAGCAAAGAAAGCCGAATATCCGGATGTAACAGTTGACCATGTGTTAGTTGATGCAGCTGCGATGAAGCTGATCACTAATCCAACACAGTTTGACGTCATCGTAACAGAAAATATGTTTGGAGATATTTTAAGCGATGAAGCTTCTGTACTAACTGGTTCACTTGGAATGTTACCTTCTGCCAGTCTTGCTGAGGATGGTGTTGGTTTATATGAGCCAGCACACGGATCCGCACCAGATATCGCTGGTCAGGGAATCGCCAATCCAATTGCCATGATTTTATCTTCAGCTATGATGCTTCGTTATTCTTTTGATATGAATCAAGAAGCAGATGCCATTGAAGTTGCTGTTGAATCTGTTCTCAACCAGAATTACCACACGGCAGATTTAAAAAATGAGCAAGGCGCTTTAGTGAATACATCTGAAATGACAGATTTAATTGTTAAAGCAATTAACCGATGA
- the leuC gene encoding 3-isopropylmalate dehydratase large subunit: MRKPKTIIEKIWEKHVVHHEAGKPDLLYIDLHLVHEVTSPQAFEGLRMNNRKVRRPDRTFATMDHNVPTIHRNVIKDEVSKTQMETLKANCDEFGVPLADIHHPDQGIVHVIGPELGLTQPGKTIVCGDSHTSTHGAFGALAFGIGTSEVEHVLATQSIWQQKPKTLNVKVNGKLGTGVTAKDLILAIIGKFGVKFGTGYVLEYTGEAIRDLSMEGRMTICNMSIEAGARAGLISPDDTTVEFLRGKRHVPQGESFDKLAEEWKALASDDGAVYDEQVEIDADEIEPQVTWGTNPGMCIPVSANVPTVEKGKNANDQEEIKRALEYMGLTGGEPISSVKVDHVFIGSCTNSRLADLRKASEIVKGQQVNPDVRAIVVPGSHSVKTQAEEEGIDVIFKEAGFEWRDAGCSMCLAMNDDVVPEGERCASTSNRNFEGRQGTGARTHLVSPEMAAAAAIKGHFVDVRHLEVPTPS, from the coding sequence ATGAGAAAGCCAAAAACAATAATCGAAAAGATTTGGGAAAAACACGTCGTTCATCACGAAGCAGGTAAACCAGATCTTTTATATATTGATTTGCACTTGGTCCATGAGGTAACCTCTCCTCAAGCTTTTGAAGGACTAAGAATGAACAACCGAAAAGTACGCCGACCTGATCGTACATTTGCCACTATGGATCACAACGTTCCTACCATTCATCGTAATGTCATCAAGGATGAAGTGTCCAAAACACAAATGGAAACATTAAAAGCCAACTGTGATGAGTTCGGTGTACCTTTAGCAGATATCCATCACCCGGACCAAGGTATCGTACACGTTATTGGTCCAGAGCTGGGATTGACACAACCTGGGAAAACCATTGTATGTGGTGACAGTCACACATCTACACACGGAGCTTTCGGTGCTTTAGCCTTTGGTATCGGTACAAGTGAAGTAGAACATGTGCTAGCTACTCAATCCATTTGGCAGCAAAAGCCAAAAACATTGAACGTGAAGGTTAACGGCAAATTGGGTACAGGTGTTACTGCAAAGGATTTAATTCTGGCTATCATCGGCAAGTTTGGTGTAAAGTTCGGTACTGGATATGTACTGGAATATACTGGGGAAGCAATCCGTGACCTTTCCATGGAAGGTCGTATGACCATTTGTAATATGTCCATTGAAGCTGGCGCTCGTGCCGGATTAATTAGTCCAGATGATACAACGGTTGAATTTCTACGTGGCAAACGTCATGTACCACAAGGAGAATCCTTTGATAAGCTAGCAGAAGAATGGAAAGCATTAGCTAGTGATGATGGTGCTGTATACGATGAACAAGTAGAAATCGATGCAGATGAAATCGAACCTCAAGTAACTTGGGGTACGAATCCTGGTATGTGTATCCCTGTCAGCGCCAACGTACCAACCGTTGAAAAAGGTAAAAATGCCAATGACCAAGAAGAAATCAAACGCGCATTAGAATATATGGGATTAACTGGTGGCGAACCAATCTCATCTGTCAAAGTCGATCATGTTTTTATCGGTTCTTGTACCAATTCTCGACTTGCAGATTTACGAAAAGCATCTGAAATTGTGAAAGGTCAACAAGTAAATCCTGATGTACGTGCCATTGTCGTACCAGGCTCTCACAGCGTCAAAACACAAGCAGAAGAAGAAGGCATTGACGTTATCTTTAAAGAAGCTGGCTTTGAATGGCGCGATGCTGGATGCAGCATGTGTCTAGCGATGAATGATGATGTGGTACCTGAAGGGGAGCGTTGTGCATCCACATCCAACCGAAACTTTGAAGGGCGTCAAGGTACTGGAGCTCGTACACACCTGGTCAGTCCTGAAATGGCTGCCGCCGCGGCAATCAAAGGTCATTTCGTTGATGTTCGTCATTTAGAAGTTCCAACACCAAGCTAA
- the leuD gene encoding 3-isopropylmalate dehydratase small subunit, with translation MEPIRKHEGLVFPLNRANVDTDQIIPKQFLKRISRQGFGQFVFYNWRFDSKGDLREDFSLNQPKYEGTSILVAGENFGCGSSREHAPWALQDYGFRVIIAPSYADIFYNNCTKNGILPVKLTEEEVQTLISNAEAAQYHLTVDLEAKKVYDNKGFEASFDLDDYKREMLLNGWDEIAVTLTHADKIDQFETARD, from the coding sequence ATGGAACCAATTCGTAAGCATGAAGGACTTGTCTTTCCTCTAAACAGAGCAAATGTCGATACAGATCAAATAATTCCAAAACAATTCTTAAAGCGTATTTCTCGTCAAGGATTTGGCCAGTTCGTTTTCTATAATTGGCGATTTGATTCAAAAGGTGACTTACGCGAAGATTTTTCATTAAACCAGCCAAAATACGAAGGAACGTCTATTTTAGTCGCTGGTGAAAATTTCGGCTGTGGTTCGTCACGTGAGCATGCACCGTGGGCATTACAAGATTATGGATTTAGAGTGATTATAGCACCTAGCTATGCTGATATTTTTTACAACAATTGCACAAAAAACGGCATCCTTCCGGTCAAATTAACGGAAGAAGAAGTGCAAACACTTATCAGTAATGCTGAAGCAGCACAATATCATCTTACGGTAGATCTCGAAGCCAAAAAAGTATATGATAATAAAGGCTTCGAAGCATCGTTTGATCTAGATGATTATAAACGCGAAATGCTTCTAAATGGCTGGGATGAAATTGCCGTAACCCTAACCCATGCAGACAAAATCGATCAATTTGAAACAGCAAGGGACTAA
- a CDS encoding TraR/DksA C4-type zinc finger protein produces MNHELLQLCQEELFQRKQVLQQHIADHFNLEQSQRESTSELSNYDNHPADSGSELYEREKDIALNEHEKQELSDIERALQAIDNKTYGKCEVCHRAIDQERLAAMPTTLRCKTHAEQHIDNHRPIEEDLLHSNVDEQELENEDYTMYDGEDTWQDVEQYGSSDGVSDFYDTEKDYSHMYYQSEELVGSVEELEGFLLAGLDGKYIGVNEAHEKYEDYLDENDINSIMYD; encoded by the coding sequence ATGAATCATGAACTACTTCAGCTGTGCCAAGAAGAATTATTCCAGAGGAAGCAAGTCCTGCAGCAACACATTGCTGATCATTTCAACCTGGAACAGTCTCAGCGTGAATCCACATCTGAACTGTCCAATTATGATAACCATCCAGCCGATTCAGGCTCTGAATTATATGAGCGAGAAAAAGATATAGCACTGAATGAACATGAAAAACAAGAACTGTCAGATATCGAACGTGCTTTACAAGCGATCGATAATAAAACGTATGGAAAATGTGAAGTATGCCACAGAGCGATTGATCAAGAACGTTTAGCAGCAATGCCTACAACTTTACGCTGTAAAACACACGCAGAACAGCATATCGATAATCATCGACCAATTGAAGAAGATCTGCTCCACTCAAATGTCGATGAACAAGAGTTAGAAAACGAGGATTATACCATGTATGATGGTGAAGATACCTGGCAAGATGTTGAACAATACGGATCTTCAGACGGTGTATCTGACTTTTACGATACAGAAAAAGATTATTCGCATATGTATTATCAATCAGAAGAACTGGTCGGCAGTGTCGAAGAGCTTGAAGGTTTTTTATTAGCTGGATTAGATGGAAAATATATTGGCGTCAATGAAGCACATGAAAAATACGAAGATTATTTAGATGAAAATGACATTAATTCAATTATGTATGATTAA
- a CDS encoding DUF421 domain-containing protein, producing MEFDWIWKSILIIALGSLLLRLAGRKSISQMTLTQTVLMIAIGSLLIQPVSGKNIWVTFGVSAVLILTLIVMEFIQLKSDKFETFITGKSAILIENGQLNEKNLKRYRLTVDLLEMMLRQQNINKISDVEWATIEPNGKLGCLMKPDAQPMTKKDMKMVMEEIKKLNEAFPQQQPPLNQKNSKEDIFKEVADKKHQTPIPKKLQ from the coding sequence GTGGAATTTGATTGGATTTGGAAGTCAATATTAATTATTGCACTCGGCTCACTGCTTTTACGATTAGCAGGCAGAAAGTCGATTTCCCAGATGACACTGACACAGACGGTGCTAATGATTGCAATAGGTTCTTTACTTATCCAGCCAGTCTCCGGAAAAAATATTTGGGTGACATTTGGTGTCAGTGCCGTATTAATACTTACTTTAATTGTGATGGAATTTATTCAATTAAAATCAGATAAATTTGAAACATTTATTACAGGTAAGTCAGCAATATTAATCGAGAATGGGCAACTAAATGAAAAAAACTTAAAGCGGTACAGGCTTACGGTGGATTTGCTAGAGATGATGCTTCGTCAGCAAAATATCAATAAAATTAGCGATGTAGAGTGGGCTACTATTGAACCGAATGGGAAATTAGGCTGCCTAATGAAACCGGATGCGCAACCTATGACAAAAAAAGATATGAAGATGGTTATGGAAGAAATTAAAAAACTGAATGAAGCTTTTCCGCAGCAACAACCGCCACTAAATCAAAAAAACAGCAAAGAAGACATCTTTAAGGAAGTCGCGGACAAAAAACATCAGACTCCAATACCGAAAAAACTGCAATAA
- the splB gene encoding spore photoproduct lyase, with the protein MVRPFRPQLVYFEPKALEYPLGAELKEKFEKEDVEIRYTTSHNQVRNLPGENDFQKYRVAKSTLVVGIRKTLKFDTSKPSAEYAIPLATGCMGHCHYCYLQTTMGSKPYIRTYVNVEEILDAATLYMKERAPEETRFEASCTSDVVGVDHLTHSLKRTIEFFGKSELGKLRFVTKFHHVDHLLDAEHNGKTRFRFSINADYVIKYFEPGTSPLAKRIEAAGKVARAGYPLGFIVAPIYLHEGWKEGYYHMFERLDKELPEDAKKNITFEFIQHRFTKPAKRVIQKNYPMTKLELDEGKRRNKWGKYGMVKYIYQKDEEEEIKEHLFDYMKQFFPNAQLEYFT; encoded by the coding sequence ATGGTAAGACCATTTCGTCCTCAACTCGTTTACTTTGAACCGAAAGCTTTGGAATATCCATTAGGTGCCGAATTGAAAGAAAAATTCGAAAAAGAAGATGTAGAAATAAGATATACTACGTCGCATAATCAAGTTCGAAATCTTCCAGGTGAAAACGACTTTCAAAAGTACCGCGTTGCAAAATCCACTTTAGTAGTAGGCATTCGTAAAACATTAAAATTTGATACATCAAAACCTTCTGCAGAATACGCTATCCCATTAGCGACTGGCTGTATGGGGCATTGCCATTATTGTTATTTACAAACGACAATGGGAAGTAAACCATATATACGTACGTATGTAAATGTCGAGGAGATATTAGATGCCGCCACATTATATATGAAGGAGCGAGCACCAGAAGAAACAAGGTTTGAAGCATCTTGTACGTCTGATGTAGTAGGGGTTGATCATCTTACCCATTCCTTAAAACGAACGATTGAATTTTTTGGTAAATCAGAGCTTGGCAAATTACGATTTGTTACAAAGTTTCATCATGTCGACCATCTATTGGATGCGGAACACAATGGAAAGACGAGGTTCCGTTTTAGCATTAACGCAGATTATGTAATTAAGTACTTTGAACCAGGCACTTCTCCATTGGCTAAACGTATAGAAGCAGCAGGGAAAGTAGCACGGGCAGGATATCCATTAGGCTTTATTGTAGCGCCTATTTATTTGCATGAAGGTTGGAAAGAAGGCTATTATCATATGTTTGAACGTCTTGATAAGGAATTGCCTGAAGATGCTAAAAAGAATATAACTTTCGAATTTATCCAACATCGATTTACCAAACCGGCTAAGCGAGTTATTCAAAAAAATTATCCGATGACGAAGCTTGAGCTAGATGAAGGAAAAAGAAGAAATAAGTGGGGAAAATACGGAATGGTCAAATATATTTATCAAAAAGATGAGGAAGAAGAAATTAAGGAACATTTATTTGATTACATGAAGCAATTCTTTCCGAATGCCCAGCTAGAGTATTTTACGTAA
- a CDS encoding transcriptional regulator SplA domain-containing protein has translation MHYQAGDIVYVFYRNPHTQNVANVQEAAVVKNPEDPNGGLAVFLYETYYPLSEEMAVYGSAEEAEQAYQYYFGDVSGGEI, from the coding sequence ATGCATTATCAAGCAGGTGACATTGTTTATGTGTTTTATCGCAACCCACATACGCAAAATGTAGCGAATGTGCAAGAAGCAGCCGTTGTAAAGAACCCTGAAGATCCGAATGGTGGTTTGGCAGTATTTCTCTATGAAACCTATTATCCTTTAAGTGAAGAAATGGCTGTATATGGAAGTGCTGAGGAAGCGGAACAAGCCTATCAGTATTATTTCGGAGATGTTTCCGGGGGCGAAATCTGA
- the deoC gene encoding deoxyribose-phosphate aldolase, producing MKLANKIDHTALKPDTTREQIETLCNEARENGFYSVCVNPTWVEYAFELLKGSEVKVCTVIGFPLGATASAVKAFEAKYSVEKGATEVDMVINVGALKDGHHDTVKQDIEAVVQAASEKALVKVIIETCLLTDEEKEMACRLAITAGADYVKTSTGFSTGGATKEDIALMRKTVGPNVGVKASGGIRDTETAEAMVAAGASRIGASASVAIVKGEESDSDY from the coding sequence ATGAAATTAGCAAACAAAATTGATCATACTGCTTTAAAGCCGGACACGACCAGAGAGCAAATTGAAACATTGTGTAATGAAGCAAGAGAAAATGGTTTTTATTCTGTCTGTGTGAATCCAACATGGGTGGAGTATGCTTTTGAATTATTAAAAGGCTCAGAAGTAAAAGTATGTACAGTAATTGGATTTCCTTTAGGTGCAACAGCCTCTGCAGTAAAAGCATTTGAAGCAAAATATTCAGTAGAAAAAGGTGCGACAGAGGTTGATATGGTAATCAACGTTGGGGCATTAAAAGATGGCCATCATGATACAGTTAAACAAGATATCGAAGCAGTGGTACAAGCTGCAAGTGAAAAAGCATTAGTAAAAGTTATTATTGAAACTTGTCTGCTAACAGATGAAGAGAAAGAAATGGCTTGTCGACTAGCTATCACAGCAGGTGCAGATTATGTAAAAACATCTACTGGTTTCTCCACAGGTGGAGCGACGAAAGAAGACATTGCCTTAATGAGAAAAACAGTCGGCCCTAATGTCGGCGTCAAAGCCTCTGGAGGAATCCGTGACACCGAAACCGCAGAAGCAATGGTTGCAGCAGGTGCTTCCCGAATTGGAGCAAGCGCCAGTGTTGCGATTGTGAAAGGTGAAGAAAGCGATAGTGATTATTAA
- a CDS encoding cytidine deaminase: MEEKLIEEAKKAREKAYVPYSKFKVGAALLDEQGTIFHGCNIENAAYSMCNCGERTALFHAYATGSKKFKMMAVVADTDRPVSPCGACRQVLAELCDPDMKVLLTNMQGDIEETSVRALLPGAFIANDMSRVKG; encoded by the coding sequence ATGGAAGAGAAGTTAATCGAGGAAGCAAAGAAAGCTAGAGAGAAGGCGTATGTGCCGTATTCTAAATTTAAAGTAGGTGCAGCACTTCTAGACGAACAGGGTACGATTTTCCATGGGTGTAATATTGAAAATGCTGCGTATTCTATGTGTAATTGTGGTGAGAGAACAGCATTATTCCATGCTTATGCAACGGGATCCAAAAAATTTAAGATGATGGCCGTTGTGGCAGATACAGACCGTCCAGTTTCACCATGTGGTGCCTGTCGACAAGTTCTTGCTGAGCTTTGTGACCCAGATATGAAAGTTTTACTTACAAATATGCAAGGGGACATCGAAGAGACATCGGTACGCGCTTTACTGCCTGGTGCGTTTATCGCCAATGATATGTCCCGGGTAAAAGGTTAA